The Betta splendens chromosome 7, fBetSpl5.4, whole genome shotgun sequence genome includes a window with the following:
- the csde1 gene encoding cold shock domain-containing protein E1 isoform X7: protein MHIQAISPVSKMERGSSEPPVARSTGSAPSASTGSMPIPRSSSLSCRVHPGSKKHKRTPLYQRSMSFDPGMLHNNGHTAYANGTGPGIRETGVVEKLLTSYGFIQCSERQARLFFHCSQYNGNLQELKIGDDVEFEVSSDRRTGKPIAVKLLKIKPEVLPEERISGQVGPDLHAYPFTVLHGYIHPVVSSIPLHLDGKSAPGQMPTGSVCYERNGEVFYLTYTPDDVEGNIHLDTGDKVTFYMETNKHTGAVSARNIQLVKKKQTRCQGVVCATKEAFGFIERADVVKEIFFHYSEFKGDLEALQAGDDVEFTIRDRNGKEVATDVRLLPQGTVIFEDISIEQFEGTVIKVIPKVPTKNQNDPLPGRISARIGFADKDLPFGEKDTKSKVTLLEGDHIQFNISTDRRDKLERATNIDLLPDTFNFTKETREMGVIAAMRDGFGFIKCVDRDARMFFHFSEVLEESQLHISDEVEFTVVPDMLSAQRNHAVRIKKLPKGTVCFHTQSEQRFMGVVEKEIVSVNTKNASPTKGKEKKKDKGKVVGKECEEGVIAYEDCGEKLTVPYYIKDLEGASHPQVGDKVEFSISEVKRTGQQSAVSIRLLNRNISNPKRLHGFVATLKDNFGFIETANHDQEIFFHYSEACGDLDNFELGDTVEYTLSKGKGNKVSAEKVTKVAAVNNIAEDISTTVIMGKVIRPLRSVDPSQTEYQGLIELTEEGGKGQTYPFGIMGMSNKADCLQKGELVKFQVCTIAQTGQKMAYNVVPQRRAMVECVKDQFGFITYEVGESKKLFFHVKEVQDGLELQTGDEVEFSVVLNQRTGKCSACNVRRVSEGPKPVATPRPDRLVNRLKSITLDDASAPRLVVLRQPRGPDNTKGFSVERKTRQPGVID, encoded by the exons ATG CACATCCAAGCCATATCCCCAGTGTCAAAAATGGAACGGGGCTCCTCTGAACCTCCAGTGGCTCGCAGCACTGGCTCTGccccatctgcctccaccggttCCATGCCTATCCCCCGCTCCTCTTCTTTGTCTTGCCGTGTCCACCCAGGAAGTAAAAAACACAAGCGAACCCCCTTGTATCAGAGATCC ATGAGTTTTGACCCAGGCATGCTCCATAACAATGGCCACACTGCATATGCCAACGGCACAGGGCCTGGTATCCGAGAGACTGGTGTGGTAGAAAAACTTCTGACTTCCTATGGGTTCATCCAGTGCTCTGAACGTCAGGCTCGTCTCTTCTTCCACTGCTCCCAGTACAATGGCAACCTGCAGGAGCTTAAAATAGGAG ATGATGTAGAGTTTGAGGTATCCTCTGACAGGCGCACTGGCAAGCCCATAGCAGTGAAGCTGCTTAAGATAAAGCCAGAGGTGCTGCCAGAGGAGCGCATCTCGGGCCAGGTGGGGCCAGACCTGCACGCCTATCCCTTTACTGTGCTGCATGGTTATATTCATCCA GTTGTGTCATCCATACCACTACATTTGGATGGAAAGAGTGCTCCCGGCCAGATGCCTACTGGCAGCGTTTGTTATGAAAGGAACGGG GAAGTCTTCTACCTTACCTATACTCCTGATGATGTGGAGGGTAATATCCACCTGGACACGGGTGACAAAGTCACCTTTTACATGGAAACTAACAAGCA TACTGGTGCCGTCAGCGCTCGGAACATTCAACTTGTGAAGAAAAAGCAGACGAGGTGCCAGGGTGTTGTGTGTGCTACAAAG GAGGCCTTTGGATTCATTGAAAGGGCTGACGTTGTGAAAGAGATATTCTTTCACTACAGTGAGTTCAAGGGTGACCTGGAAGCTCTGCAGGCTGGAGATGATGTTGAGTTCACCATCAGAGATAGAAAT GGTAAAGAAGTAGCCACAGACGTGAGGCTTCTCCCCCAAGGAACTGTCATTTTTGAGGACATCAGCATTGAGCAGTTCGAAGGCACTGTCATCAAAGTCATTCCCAAGGTTCCCACCAAAAACCAG AATGACCCTCTACCAGGCCGTATCAGTGCCCGCATTGGTTTCGCCGACAAGGATCTGCCATTTGGTGAAAAGGACACGAAGTCCAAGGTGACCCTTTTGGAGGGAGACCACATTCAGTTTAACATTTCCACGGACCGCAGAGACAAGCTAGAGAGGGCTACCAACATCGACCTCCTACCAGACACGTTCAACTTCACCAAGGAGACTCGTGAAATG GGGGTGATTGCAGCGATGCGCGATGGGTTTGGCTTCATTAAGTGTGTTGATCGAGATGCTAGGATGTTCTTTCACTTCAGTGAAGTACTAGAGGAGAGCCAACTGCACATCTCAGATGAAGTGGAATTTACGGTCGTACCT GATATGCTGTCGGCGCAGAGAAATCATGCAGTGCGCATCAAGAAGCTTCCCAAGGGCACAGTGTGTTTCCATACGCAGTCTGAGCAACGCTTTATGGGTGTGGTGGAGAAGGAAATTGTGTCAGTCAATACAAAGAATGCAAGTCCTACCAAGGGCAAAGAGAAG AAAAAAGACAAG GGTAAAGTTGTAGGAAAG GAATGTGAGGAAGGTGTGATTGCATATGAAGACTGTGGAGAGAAGCTCACTGTGCCATACTACATCAAGGATCTGGAGGGAGCGTCTCACCCACAGGTCGGGGACAAG GTGGAGTTCTCAATCAGTGAGGTGAAGCGAACTGGCCAGCAGAGTGCAGTCTCTATCAGGCTTCTCAATCGTAACATCTCCAACCCCAAAAGACTGCATGGATTTGTTGCTACACTTAAGGACAACTTCGGCTTCATTGAGACTGCAAATCATGACCAGGAGATTTTCTTTCATTACAG TGAAGCGTGTGGGGACCTGGACAACTTTGAGCTGGGAGACACTGTGGAGTACACGCTGTCTAAGGGTAAAGGAAACAAAGTCAGCGCTGAGAAGGTTACCAAAGTGGCGGCAG TAAATAACATTGCAGAGGATATCAGTACAACGGTGATCATGGGGAAAGTCATTCGTCCCTTACGCAGTGTGGACCCCTCACAAACTGAATACCAAGGGCTTATTGAGCTGACAGAGGAAG gtgGTAAAGGCCAGACATATCCTTTTGGCATCATGGGTATGTCAAATAAGGCAGACTGTCTACAGAAAGGAGAACTTGTGAAGTTTCAGGTTTGCACAATAGCTCAAACTGGACAGAAGATGGCGTATAATGTAGTTCCTCAGCGTAGAGCTATGGTGGAGTGTGTCAAAGACCAG TTTGGTTTTATAACATATGAAGTTGGTGAGAGCAAGAAACTGTTCTTCCATGTAAAAGAAGTGCAAGATGGCTTGGAGCTCCAGACTGGGGATGAGGTGGAGTTCTCGGTTGTTCTCAATCAACGCACAGGAAAATGTAGTGCCTGCAACGTACGCAGAGTCAG CGAGGGACCCAAACCTGTGGCGACTCCTCGTCCTGACCGTCTGGTGAACCGACTGAAGAGCATCACTCTTGACGACGCCAGTGCTCCTCGCTTGGTTGTTCTAAGACAGCCTCGCGGTCCCGACAATACAAAG GGCTTCAGTGTGGAGCGCAAGACTCGTCAACCTGGCGTCATTGACTGA
- the csde1 gene encoding cold shock domain-containing protein E1 isoform X10 produces MMSFDPGMLHNNGHTAYANGTGPGIRETGVVEKLLTSYGFIQCSERQARLFFHCSQYNGNLQELKIGDDVEFEVSSDRRTGKPIAVKLLKIKPEVLPEERISGQVGPDLHAYPFTVLHGYIHPVVSSIPLHLDGKSAPGQMPTGSVCYERNGEVFYLTYTPDDVEGNIHLDTGDKVTFYMETNKHTGAVSARNIQLVKKKQTRCQGVVCATKEAFGFIERADVVKEIFFHYSEFKGDLEALQAGDDVEFTIRDRNGKEVATDVRLLPQGTVIFEDISIEQFEGTVIKVIPKVPTKNQNDPLPGRISARIGFADKDLPFGEKDTKSKVTLLEGDHIQFNISTDRRDKLERATNIDLLPDTFNFTKETREMGVIAAMRDGFGFIKCVDRDARMFFHFSEVLEESQLHISDEVEFTVVPDMLSAQRNHAVRIKKLPKGTVCFHTQSEQRFMGVVEKEIVSVNTKNASPTKGKEKKKDKGKVVGKECEEGVIAYEDCGEKLTVPYYIKDLEGASHPQVGDKVEFSISEVKRTGQQSAVSIRLLNRNISNPKRLHGFVATLKDNFGFIETANHDQEIFFHYSEACGDLDNFELGDTVEYTLSKGKGNKVSAEKVTKVAAVNNIAEDISTTVIMGKVIRPLRSVDPSQTEYQGLIELTEEGGKGQTYPFGIMGMSNKADCLQKGELVKFQVCTIAQTGQKMAYNVVPQRRAMVECVKDQFGFITYEVGESKKLFFHVKEVQDGLELQTGDEVEFSVVLNQRTGKCSACNVRRVSEGPKPVATPRPDRLVNRLKSITLDDASAPRLVVLRQPRGPDNTKGFSVERKTRQPGVID; encoded by the exons ATG ATGAGTTTTGACCCAGGCATGCTCCATAACAATGGCCACACTGCATATGCCAACGGCACAGGGCCTGGTATCCGAGAGACTGGTGTGGTAGAAAAACTTCTGACTTCCTATGGGTTCATCCAGTGCTCTGAACGTCAGGCTCGTCTCTTCTTCCACTGCTCCCAGTACAATGGCAACCTGCAGGAGCTTAAAATAGGAG ATGATGTAGAGTTTGAGGTATCCTCTGACAGGCGCACTGGCAAGCCCATAGCAGTGAAGCTGCTTAAGATAAAGCCAGAGGTGCTGCCAGAGGAGCGCATCTCGGGCCAGGTGGGGCCAGACCTGCACGCCTATCCCTTTACTGTGCTGCATGGTTATATTCATCCA GTTGTGTCATCCATACCACTACATTTGGATGGAAAGAGTGCTCCCGGCCAGATGCCTACTGGCAGCGTTTGTTATGAAAGGAACGGG GAAGTCTTCTACCTTACCTATACTCCTGATGATGTGGAGGGTAATATCCACCTGGACACGGGTGACAAAGTCACCTTTTACATGGAAACTAACAAGCA TACTGGTGCCGTCAGCGCTCGGAACATTCAACTTGTGAAGAAAAAGCAGACGAGGTGCCAGGGTGTTGTGTGTGCTACAAAG GAGGCCTTTGGATTCATTGAAAGGGCTGACGTTGTGAAAGAGATATTCTTTCACTACAGTGAGTTCAAGGGTGACCTGGAAGCTCTGCAGGCTGGAGATGATGTTGAGTTCACCATCAGAGATAGAAAT GGTAAAGAAGTAGCCACAGACGTGAGGCTTCTCCCCCAAGGAACTGTCATTTTTGAGGACATCAGCATTGAGCAGTTCGAAGGCACTGTCATCAAAGTCATTCCCAAGGTTCCCACCAAAAACCAG AATGACCCTCTACCAGGCCGTATCAGTGCCCGCATTGGTTTCGCCGACAAGGATCTGCCATTTGGTGAAAAGGACACGAAGTCCAAGGTGACCCTTTTGGAGGGAGACCACATTCAGTTTAACATTTCCACGGACCGCAGAGACAAGCTAGAGAGGGCTACCAACATCGACCTCCTACCAGACACGTTCAACTTCACCAAGGAGACTCGTGAAATG GGGGTGATTGCAGCGATGCGCGATGGGTTTGGCTTCATTAAGTGTGTTGATCGAGATGCTAGGATGTTCTTTCACTTCAGTGAAGTACTAGAGGAGAGCCAACTGCACATCTCAGATGAAGTGGAATTTACGGTCGTACCT GATATGCTGTCGGCGCAGAGAAATCATGCAGTGCGCATCAAGAAGCTTCCCAAGGGCACAGTGTGTTTCCATACGCAGTCTGAGCAACGCTTTATGGGTGTGGTGGAGAAGGAAATTGTGTCAGTCAATACAAAGAATGCAAGTCCTACCAAGGGCAAAGAGAAG AAAAAAGACAAG GGTAAAGTTGTAGGAAAG GAATGTGAGGAAGGTGTGATTGCATATGAAGACTGTGGAGAGAAGCTCACTGTGCCATACTACATCAAGGATCTGGAGGGAGCGTCTCACCCACAGGTCGGGGACAAG GTGGAGTTCTCAATCAGTGAGGTGAAGCGAACTGGCCAGCAGAGTGCAGTCTCTATCAGGCTTCTCAATCGTAACATCTCCAACCCCAAAAGACTGCATGGATTTGTTGCTACACTTAAGGACAACTTCGGCTTCATTGAGACTGCAAATCATGACCAGGAGATTTTCTTTCATTACAG TGAAGCGTGTGGGGACCTGGACAACTTTGAGCTGGGAGACACTGTGGAGTACACGCTGTCTAAGGGTAAAGGAAACAAAGTCAGCGCTGAGAAGGTTACCAAAGTGGCGGCAG TAAATAACATTGCAGAGGATATCAGTACAACGGTGATCATGGGGAAAGTCATTCGTCCCTTACGCAGTGTGGACCCCTCACAAACTGAATACCAAGGGCTTATTGAGCTGACAGAGGAAG gtgGTAAAGGCCAGACATATCCTTTTGGCATCATGGGTATGTCAAATAAGGCAGACTGTCTACAGAAAGGAGAACTTGTGAAGTTTCAGGTTTGCACAATAGCTCAAACTGGACAGAAGATGGCGTATAATGTAGTTCCTCAGCGTAGAGCTATGGTGGAGTGTGTCAAAGACCAG TTTGGTTTTATAACATATGAAGTTGGTGAGAGCAAGAAACTGTTCTTCCATGTAAAAGAAGTGCAAGATGGCTTGGAGCTCCAGACTGGGGATGAGGTGGAGTTCTCGGTTGTTCTCAATCAACGCACAGGAAAATGTAGTGCCTGCAACGTACGCAGAGTCAG CGAGGGACCCAAACCTGTGGCGACTCCTCGTCCTGACCGTCTGGTGAACCGACTGAAGAGCATCACTCTTGACGACGCCAGTGCTCCTCGCTTGGTTGTTCTAAGACAGCCTCGCGGTCCCGACAATACAAAG GGCTTCAGTGTGGAGCGCAAGACTCGTCAACCTGGCGTCATTGACTGA
- the csde1 gene encoding cold shock domain-containing protein E1 isoform X11 has protein sequence MSFDPGMLHNNGHTAYANGTGPGIRETGVVEKLLTSYGFIQCSERQARLFFHCSQYNGNLQELKIGDDVEFEVSSDRRTGKPIAVKLLKIKPEVLPEERISGQVGPDLHAYPFTVLHGYIHPVVSSIPLHLDGKSAPGQMPTGSVCYERNGEVFYLTYTPDDVEGNIHLDTGDKVTFYMETNKHTGAVSARNIQLVKKKQTRCQGVVCATKEAFGFIERADVVKEIFFHYSEFKGDLEALQAGDDVEFTIRDRNGKEVATDVRLLPQGTVIFEDISIEQFEGTVIKVIPKVPTKNQNDPLPGRISARIGFADKDLPFGEKDTKSKVTLLEGDHIQFNISTDRRDKLERATNIDLLPDTFNFTKETREMGVIAAMRDGFGFIKCVDRDARMFFHFSEVLEESQLHISDEVEFTVVPDMLSAQRNHAVRIKKLPKGTVCFHTQSEQRFMGVVEKEIVSVNTKNASPTKGKEKKKDKGKVVGKECEEGVIAYEDCGEKLTVPYYIKDLEGASHPQVGDKVEFSISEVKRTGQQSAVSIRLLNRNISNPKRLHGFVATLKDNFGFIETANHDQEIFFHYSEACGDLDNFELGDTVEYTLSKGKGNKVSAEKVTKVAAVNNIAEDISTTVIMGKVIRPLRSVDPSQTEYQGLIELTEEGGKGQTYPFGIMGMSNKADCLQKGELVKFQVCTIAQTGQKMAYNVVPQRRAMVECVKDQFGFITYEVGESKKLFFHVKEVQDGLELQTGDEVEFSVVLNQRTGKCSACNVRRVSEGPKPVATPRPDRLVNRLKSITLDDASAPRLVVLRQPRGPDNTKGFSVERKTRQPGVID, from the exons ATGAGTTTTGACCCAGGCATGCTCCATAACAATGGCCACACTGCATATGCCAACGGCACAGGGCCTGGTATCCGAGAGACTGGTGTGGTAGAAAAACTTCTGACTTCCTATGGGTTCATCCAGTGCTCTGAACGTCAGGCTCGTCTCTTCTTCCACTGCTCCCAGTACAATGGCAACCTGCAGGAGCTTAAAATAGGAG ATGATGTAGAGTTTGAGGTATCCTCTGACAGGCGCACTGGCAAGCCCATAGCAGTGAAGCTGCTTAAGATAAAGCCAGAGGTGCTGCCAGAGGAGCGCATCTCGGGCCAGGTGGGGCCAGACCTGCACGCCTATCCCTTTACTGTGCTGCATGGTTATATTCATCCA GTTGTGTCATCCATACCACTACATTTGGATGGAAAGAGTGCTCCCGGCCAGATGCCTACTGGCAGCGTTTGTTATGAAAGGAACGGG GAAGTCTTCTACCTTACCTATACTCCTGATGATGTGGAGGGTAATATCCACCTGGACACGGGTGACAAAGTCACCTTTTACATGGAAACTAACAAGCA TACTGGTGCCGTCAGCGCTCGGAACATTCAACTTGTGAAGAAAAAGCAGACGAGGTGCCAGGGTGTTGTGTGTGCTACAAAG GAGGCCTTTGGATTCATTGAAAGGGCTGACGTTGTGAAAGAGATATTCTTTCACTACAGTGAGTTCAAGGGTGACCTGGAAGCTCTGCAGGCTGGAGATGATGTTGAGTTCACCATCAGAGATAGAAAT GGTAAAGAAGTAGCCACAGACGTGAGGCTTCTCCCCCAAGGAACTGTCATTTTTGAGGACATCAGCATTGAGCAGTTCGAAGGCACTGTCATCAAAGTCATTCCCAAGGTTCCCACCAAAAACCAG AATGACCCTCTACCAGGCCGTATCAGTGCCCGCATTGGTTTCGCCGACAAGGATCTGCCATTTGGTGAAAAGGACACGAAGTCCAAGGTGACCCTTTTGGAGGGAGACCACATTCAGTTTAACATTTCCACGGACCGCAGAGACAAGCTAGAGAGGGCTACCAACATCGACCTCCTACCAGACACGTTCAACTTCACCAAGGAGACTCGTGAAATG GGGGTGATTGCAGCGATGCGCGATGGGTTTGGCTTCATTAAGTGTGTTGATCGAGATGCTAGGATGTTCTTTCACTTCAGTGAAGTACTAGAGGAGAGCCAACTGCACATCTCAGATGAAGTGGAATTTACGGTCGTACCT GATATGCTGTCGGCGCAGAGAAATCATGCAGTGCGCATCAAGAAGCTTCCCAAGGGCACAGTGTGTTTCCATACGCAGTCTGAGCAACGCTTTATGGGTGTGGTGGAGAAGGAAATTGTGTCAGTCAATACAAAGAATGCAAGTCCTACCAAGGGCAAAGAGAAG AAAAAAGACAAG GGTAAAGTTGTAGGAAAG GAATGTGAGGAAGGTGTGATTGCATATGAAGACTGTGGAGAGAAGCTCACTGTGCCATACTACATCAAGGATCTGGAGGGAGCGTCTCACCCACAGGTCGGGGACAAG GTGGAGTTCTCAATCAGTGAGGTGAAGCGAACTGGCCAGCAGAGTGCAGTCTCTATCAGGCTTCTCAATCGTAACATCTCCAACCCCAAAAGACTGCATGGATTTGTTGCTACACTTAAGGACAACTTCGGCTTCATTGAGACTGCAAATCATGACCAGGAGATTTTCTTTCATTACAG TGAAGCGTGTGGGGACCTGGACAACTTTGAGCTGGGAGACACTGTGGAGTACACGCTGTCTAAGGGTAAAGGAAACAAAGTCAGCGCTGAGAAGGTTACCAAAGTGGCGGCAG TAAATAACATTGCAGAGGATATCAGTACAACGGTGATCATGGGGAAAGTCATTCGTCCCTTACGCAGTGTGGACCCCTCACAAACTGAATACCAAGGGCTTATTGAGCTGACAGAGGAAG gtgGTAAAGGCCAGACATATCCTTTTGGCATCATGGGTATGTCAAATAAGGCAGACTGTCTACAGAAAGGAGAACTTGTGAAGTTTCAGGTTTGCACAATAGCTCAAACTGGACAGAAGATGGCGTATAATGTAGTTCCTCAGCGTAGAGCTATGGTGGAGTGTGTCAAAGACCAG TTTGGTTTTATAACATATGAAGTTGGTGAGAGCAAGAAACTGTTCTTCCATGTAAAAGAAGTGCAAGATGGCTTGGAGCTCCAGACTGGGGATGAGGTGGAGTTCTCGGTTGTTCTCAATCAACGCACAGGAAAATGTAGTGCCTGCAACGTACGCAGAGTCAG CGAGGGACCCAAACCTGTGGCGACTCCTCGTCCTGACCGTCTGGTGAACCGACTGAAGAGCATCACTCTTGACGACGCCAGTGCTCCTCGCTTGGTTGTTCTAAGACAGCCTCGCGGTCCCGACAATACAAAG GGCTTCAGTGTGGAGCGCAAGACTCGTCAACCTGGCGTCATTGACTGA
- the csde1 gene encoding cold shock domain-containing protein E1 isoform X8, whose amino-acid sequence MERGSSEPPVARSTGSAPSASTGSMPIPRSSSLSCRVHPGSKKHKRTPLYQRSMSFDPGMLHNNGHTAYANGTGPGIRETGVVEKLLTSYGFIQCSERQARLFFHCSQYNGNLQELKIGDDVEFEVSSDRRTGKPIAVKLLKIKPEVLPEERISGQVGPDLHAYPFTVLHGYIHPVVSSIPLHLDGKSAPGQMPTGSVCYERNGEVFYLTYTPDDVEGNIHLDTGDKVTFYMETNKHTGAVSARNIQLVKKKQTRCQGVVCATKEAFGFIERADVVKEIFFHYSEFKGDLEALQAGDDVEFTIRDRNGKEVATDVRLLPQGTVIFEDISIEQFEGTVIKVIPKVPTKNQNDPLPGRISARIGFADKDLPFGEKDTKSKVTLLEGDHIQFNISTDRRDKLERATNIDLLPDTFNFTKETREMGVIAAMRDGFGFIKCVDRDARMFFHFSEVLEESQLHISDEVEFTVVPDMLSAQRNHAVRIKKLPKGTVCFHTQSEQRFMGVVEKEIVSVNTKNASPTKGKEKKKDKGKVVGKECEEGVIAYEDCGEKLTVPYYIKDLEGASHPQVGDKVEFSISEVKRTGQQSAVSIRLLNRNISNPKRLHGFVATLKDNFGFIETANHDQEIFFHYSEACGDLDNFELGDTVEYTLSKGKGNKVSAEKVTKVAAVNNIAEDISTTVIMGKVIRPLRSVDPSQTEYQGLIELTEEGGKGQTYPFGIMGMSNKADCLQKGELVKFQVCTIAQTGQKMAYNVVPQRRAMVECVKDQFGFITYEVGESKKLFFHVKEVQDGLELQTGDEVEFSVVLNQRTGKCSACNVRRVSEGPKPVATPRPDRLVNRLKSITLDDASAPRLVVLRQPRGPDNTKGFSVERKTRQPGVID is encoded by the exons ATGGAACGGGGCTCCTCTGAACCTCCAGTGGCTCGCAGCACTGGCTCTGccccatctgcctccaccggttCCATGCCTATCCCCCGCTCCTCTTCTTTGTCTTGCCGTGTCCACCCAGGAAGTAAAAAACACAAGCGAACCCCCTTGTATCAGAGATCC ATGAGTTTTGACCCAGGCATGCTCCATAACAATGGCCACACTGCATATGCCAACGGCACAGGGCCTGGTATCCGAGAGACTGGTGTGGTAGAAAAACTTCTGACTTCCTATGGGTTCATCCAGTGCTCTGAACGTCAGGCTCGTCTCTTCTTCCACTGCTCCCAGTACAATGGCAACCTGCAGGAGCTTAAAATAGGAG ATGATGTAGAGTTTGAGGTATCCTCTGACAGGCGCACTGGCAAGCCCATAGCAGTGAAGCTGCTTAAGATAAAGCCAGAGGTGCTGCCAGAGGAGCGCATCTCGGGCCAGGTGGGGCCAGACCTGCACGCCTATCCCTTTACTGTGCTGCATGGTTATATTCATCCA GTTGTGTCATCCATACCACTACATTTGGATGGAAAGAGTGCTCCCGGCCAGATGCCTACTGGCAGCGTTTGTTATGAAAGGAACGGG GAAGTCTTCTACCTTACCTATACTCCTGATGATGTGGAGGGTAATATCCACCTGGACACGGGTGACAAAGTCACCTTTTACATGGAAACTAACAAGCA TACTGGTGCCGTCAGCGCTCGGAACATTCAACTTGTGAAGAAAAAGCAGACGAGGTGCCAGGGTGTTGTGTGTGCTACAAAG GAGGCCTTTGGATTCATTGAAAGGGCTGACGTTGTGAAAGAGATATTCTTTCACTACAGTGAGTTCAAGGGTGACCTGGAAGCTCTGCAGGCTGGAGATGATGTTGAGTTCACCATCAGAGATAGAAAT GGTAAAGAAGTAGCCACAGACGTGAGGCTTCTCCCCCAAGGAACTGTCATTTTTGAGGACATCAGCATTGAGCAGTTCGAAGGCACTGTCATCAAAGTCATTCCCAAGGTTCCCACCAAAAACCAG AATGACCCTCTACCAGGCCGTATCAGTGCCCGCATTGGTTTCGCCGACAAGGATCTGCCATTTGGTGAAAAGGACACGAAGTCCAAGGTGACCCTTTTGGAGGGAGACCACATTCAGTTTAACATTTCCACGGACCGCAGAGACAAGCTAGAGAGGGCTACCAACATCGACCTCCTACCAGACACGTTCAACTTCACCAAGGAGACTCGTGAAATG GGGGTGATTGCAGCGATGCGCGATGGGTTTGGCTTCATTAAGTGTGTTGATCGAGATGCTAGGATGTTCTTTCACTTCAGTGAAGTACTAGAGGAGAGCCAACTGCACATCTCAGATGAAGTGGAATTTACGGTCGTACCT GATATGCTGTCGGCGCAGAGAAATCATGCAGTGCGCATCAAGAAGCTTCCCAAGGGCACAGTGTGTTTCCATACGCAGTCTGAGCAACGCTTTATGGGTGTGGTGGAGAAGGAAATTGTGTCAGTCAATACAAAGAATGCAAGTCCTACCAAGGGCAAAGAGAAG AAAAAAGACAAG GGTAAAGTTGTAGGAAAG GAATGTGAGGAAGGTGTGATTGCATATGAAGACTGTGGAGAGAAGCTCACTGTGCCATACTACATCAAGGATCTGGAGGGAGCGTCTCACCCACAGGTCGGGGACAAG GTGGAGTTCTCAATCAGTGAGGTGAAGCGAACTGGCCAGCAGAGTGCAGTCTCTATCAGGCTTCTCAATCGTAACATCTCCAACCCCAAAAGACTGCATGGATTTGTTGCTACACTTAAGGACAACTTCGGCTTCATTGAGACTGCAAATCATGACCAGGAGATTTTCTTTCATTACAG TGAAGCGTGTGGGGACCTGGACAACTTTGAGCTGGGAGACACTGTGGAGTACACGCTGTCTAAGGGTAAAGGAAACAAAGTCAGCGCTGAGAAGGTTACCAAAGTGGCGGCAG TAAATAACATTGCAGAGGATATCAGTACAACGGTGATCATGGGGAAAGTCATTCGTCCCTTACGCAGTGTGGACCCCTCACAAACTGAATACCAAGGGCTTATTGAGCTGACAGAGGAAG gtgGTAAAGGCCAGACATATCCTTTTGGCATCATGGGTATGTCAAATAAGGCAGACTGTCTACAGAAAGGAGAACTTGTGAAGTTTCAGGTTTGCACAATAGCTCAAACTGGACAGAAGATGGCGTATAATGTAGTTCCTCAGCGTAGAGCTATGGTGGAGTGTGTCAAAGACCAG TTTGGTTTTATAACATATGAAGTTGGTGAGAGCAAGAAACTGTTCTTCCATGTAAAAGAAGTGCAAGATGGCTTGGAGCTCCAGACTGGGGATGAGGTGGAGTTCTCGGTTGTTCTCAATCAACGCACAGGAAAATGTAGTGCCTGCAACGTACGCAGAGTCAG CGAGGGACCCAAACCTGTGGCGACTCCTCGTCCTGACCGTCTGGTGAACCGACTGAAGAGCATCACTCTTGACGACGCCAGTGCTCCTCGCTTGGTTGTTCTAAGACAGCCTCGCGGTCCCGACAATACAAAG GGCTTCAGTGTGGAGCGCAAGACTCGTCAACCTGGCGTCATTGACTGA